The proteins below are encoded in one region of Nitrospira sp.:
- the cobB gene encoding NAD-dependent protein deacylase — MSSSLSDARQRVSRAQRIAVLTGAGISADSGVPTFRGPDGLWRNFRAEDLATPEAFRRDPHLVWEWYNWRRELIATKSPNDAHLALAQLERRAEDYWLVTQNVDGLHRAAGSSRLSEIHGNIWKVRCTSCRYIADNRDVPIVIPPSCSGCGGLLRPHIVWFGESLAPEDVARSQQAIETCEVLLIVGTSGLVYPAASFAALAQQAGAFVIEINLDATPNSGVVDIALQGRAKDLVPLLIE, encoded by the coding sequence ATGTCGAGTTCTCTCTCCGATGCCCGTCAACGTGTAAGCCGCGCACAGCGAATCGCGGTCCTGACCGGTGCCGGGATCTCTGCCGACAGCGGAGTCCCGACGTTTCGCGGTCCCGACGGCCTTTGGAGGAATTTTCGCGCCGAGGATCTGGCCACCCCCGAAGCCTTTCGACGCGACCCGCACTTGGTATGGGAATGGTATAACTGGCGGAGAGAGCTGATCGCGACCAAGTCGCCGAACGACGCCCATCTGGCGCTGGCCCAACTCGAACGACGTGCAGAGGACTATTGGCTGGTCACGCAAAATGTCGATGGCCTGCACCGTGCCGCCGGTTCGTCCCGGCTCTCCGAAATACACGGTAACATCTGGAAGGTCCGCTGCACCTCCTGCCGTTACATAGCCGACAACAGGGACGTCCCGATCGTCATCCCTCCCTCGTGCAGCGGCTGTGGCGGCCTCCTGCGACCGCACATCGTCTGGTTCGGCGAATCGCTCGCTCCCGAAGACGTCGCGCGCAGTCAGCAAGCCATCGAAACGTGCGAGGTGTTGCTCATCGTCGGAACGTCCGGGCTGGTCTACCCGGCCGCTTCGTTTGCCGCTCTCGCCCAACAAGCCGGTGCGTTCGTCATCGAAATCAATCTCGACGCCACGCCTAATTCGGGCGTGGTGGATATCGCGCTTCAGGGACGGGCGAAGGATCTCGTCCCGCTCTTGATTGAATAG
- a CDS encoding multidrug ABC transporter ATP-binding protein, with protein sequence MATICCAGAATAMELVPPWFIKVVIDDVIQAQQPNLLPWVLAGLVAAYALKNLFASVRIRLNNRLEQQVVHDLRTQVFAALQKLSLRYFEDRSTGEIMSRVTSDTEHVERIFIDGLEGVLTASLTLLGIMGMMVVLNWRLALLAVIPIPVLVYSAGYFTRRVHGYYQHVRKGLADLSAYLQDALSGIRESMGFNRQAYEQDRFDRLSLNYSRSNLNAMYLWSVYSPSMIFAGSMGTVLILWYGSSEVLAGRLTLGELVLFLSYLALFYLPINQIHSVNHMLQHALAASERVFEILDAIPDVEDRPGVRAPASRLCGDVEFAGVYFHYRSDVPTLRDVALTVNAGERVALVGPSGAGKSTLMKLLMRFYDVRSGAITIDGYDLRDLPLAFLRSQIGLVQQEPFLFNGTVGDNIAYGDLSADQSRIESVARTARAHDFIRALPEGYQTWIGERGVKLSVGQKQRVSIARVLLKDPPIVIFDEATSNIDTETEVQIREALGELTKGRTTFIIAHRLSTLHDVDRIVVVDHGQVVEQGTHEVLMNLRGLYAGLYDAQFSR encoded by the coding sequence GTGGCAACCATTTGCTGCGCGGGTGCGGCGACGGCCATGGAGTTGGTGCCCCCCTGGTTCATCAAGGTGGTCATCGATGACGTCATACAAGCTCAACAGCCCAACCTCTTACCGTGGGTGCTGGCCGGGCTGGTGGCGGCCTATGCGCTCAAAAACCTCTTTGCCTCCGTCCGGATTCGCCTGAACAATCGATTGGAGCAGCAGGTCGTGCACGATCTGCGAACGCAGGTGTTCGCGGCGCTGCAGAAGCTCTCGCTCCGCTATTTTGAGGACCGATCGACCGGAGAAATCATGTCGCGTGTCACGAGCGACACCGAGCATGTGGAACGGATTTTTATCGACGGGTTGGAGGGAGTTCTGACGGCCTCCCTCACGTTGTTGGGCATCATGGGGATGATGGTGGTCCTCAATTGGCGGCTGGCCTTGCTGGCTGTGATTCCGATCCCCGTGCTCGTCTATTCCGCCGGCTACTTCACGCGGCGCGTGCATGGCTATTATCAGCACGTGCGTAAAGGGTTGGCGGACTTGAGCGCCTATCTGCAGGACGCCCTCTCCGGCATTCGAGAGTCGATGGGGTTCAATCGTCAGGCTTACGAGCAAGACCGTTTCGACCGGCTCAGCCTGAATTACAGTCGCAGCAACCTCAACGCCATGTACCTGTGGTCCGTCTATTCCCCGAGCATGATCTTTGCGGGAAGCATGGGAACGGTGCTGATCTTGTGGTACGGCTCGAGCGAAGTCTTGGCGGGGCGTCTGACCTTAGGCGAGTTGGTCCTCTTCCTGAGCTATCTGGCGCTGTTTTACCTACCGATCAATCAAATTCACTCCGTGAACCACATGCTGCAGCATGCACTGGCGGCCAGCGAGCGGGTGTTCGAGATTTTGGACGCGATCCCGGACGTCGAGGATCGGCCTGGGGTGCGTGCCCCCGCCTCCCGGCTGTGCGGTGACGTGGAATTCGCAGGCGTGTATTTTCACTACCGCTCCGATGTGCCGACGCTCCGTGACGTGGCCCTGACGGTGAACGCAGGGGAACGGGTGGCGCTGGTGGGGCCGAGCGGAGCCGGCAAAAGCACGCTCATGAAGCTGCTGATGCGGTTCTACGACGTCAGGAGCGGGGCCATCACCATCGATGGCTACGATCTGCGCGATCTGCCTCTGGCCTTCCTGCGCAGTCAAATCGGGTTGGTCCAGCAGGAGCCGTTTCTCTTCAACGGCACGGTCGGCGACAATATCGCCTATGGCGACCTTTCGGCGGATCAGTCACGGATCGAAAGTGTCGCGCGGACCGCACGGGCGCACGACTTCATTCGTGCGCTTCCGGAAGGCTACCAAACCTGGATCGGCGAGCGGGGAGTGAAATTGTCGGTGGGACAAAAACAGCGCGTCTCGATAGCCCGCGTCCTGCTCAAGGATCCGCCCATCGTCATCTTCGACGAAGCGACGTCCAATATCGATACCGAGACGGAGGTTCAGATTCGCGAAGCCTTAGGGGAACTGACGAAGGGACGAACGACGTTCATCATCGCGCATCGACTGTCCACCCTACACGACGTCGATCGCATTGTGGTCGTGGATCACGGTCAGGTGGTGGAGCAGGGCACGCACGAGGTTCTGATGAACCTGCGAGGTCTGTATGCGGGATTGTACGACGCGCAGTTTTCTCGTTAG
- a CDS encoding hypothetical protein (possible pseudo, frameshifted) has protein sequence MSALLAVAGWWWAPGLMQLLGADEAVIALATPYATLMFLILPVTVTIYILSAILQGTGDTRTPALCLLMVNLLYFSLAISLIYGSRYWPMMGIRGAAVGAGLAESVGVTFLLWRCRSLLRRPAHVRWDLLRSAWQIGAPASGERVVQQAGILLYTKLVIGYGTVAYAAHQVGLSIEALSFLPGYGFAVAAAAMVGQSIGAGKYQRAKMENWEANRQAALMMATMGLVFFFFPYGLLRAFTNDPLVLSLGTSFLKIVALIQIPLALTMVICGSLRGAGDTRFIMGTTFVGMWGVRLPAAYVAVQLFPETVLAVWWGLVADWTVRMLLVLWRYRSERWREIRVLPSSPS, from the coding sequence ATGTCCGCTCTGCTCGCGGTAGCCGGCTGGTGGTGGGCACCCGGCCTCATGCAGTTGCTTGGGGCGGACGAGGCCGTGATCGCATTGGCAACTCCGTATGCCACGTTGATGTTCCTTATTCTCCCCGTAACGGTGACGATCTATATTCTCTCCGCGATTCTTCAGGGCACCGGTGACACGAGGACGCCCGCGCTCTGCCTCCTCATGGTCAATCTGCTCTACTTCAGCCTGGCCATCAGCCTCATCTATGGGAGCCGTTATTGGCCGATGATGGGAATTCGCGGGGCCGCAGTCGGGGCCGGCCTCGCCGAGAGCGTTGGGGTCACCTTTCTCCTGTGGCGTTGCCGCAGCCTGCTGCGCAGACCAGCGCACGTTCGCTGGGACTTGCTGCGGTCAGCCTGGCAGATCGGCGCACCGGCCTCTGGCGAACGTGTCGTTCAGCAGGCCGGCATTCTGCTCTATACGAAACTGGTCATTGGGTACGGCACGGTGGCCTACGCCGCTCACCAAGTGGGGCTCTCGATTGAGGCGCTGTCGTTTCTGCCAGGCTATGGATTCGCAGTCGCCGCGGCCGCCATGGTGGGCCAGAGTATTGGCGCCGGGAAATACCAGCGCGCGAAGATGGAAAATTGGGAAGCCAACCGGCAAGCCGCCCTGATGATGGCGACCATGGGCCTGGTGTTTTTCTTTTTTCCCTACGGCCTGCTCCGCGCCTTCACGAACGATCCTCTCGTTCTGTCGCTCGGCACGTCGTTTCTCAAGATCGTCGCCCTGATTCAGATTCCGCTCGCGCTGACGATGGTCATCTGCGGATCCCTACGCGGAGCGGGGGACACCCGATTTATCATGGGCACGACCTTTGTCGGCATGTGGGGAGTGCGACTTCCCGCCGCCTATGTCGCGGTGCAGCTCTTTCCGGAGACGGTGCTCGCCGTCTGGTGGGGTCTGGTGGCGGATTGGACGGTTCGGATGCTGCTCGTGCTCTGGCGCTATCGGTCCGAGCGTTGGCGGGAGATACGCGTCCTCCCCTCCTCCCCATCGTAA